From Solanum stenotomum isolate F172 chromosome 2, ASM1918654v1, whole genome shotgun sequence:
TATTGCCTCAAATTGAGATGAATCAGCGGCGACAAATAAGTGTTGCCATAAAATGTATAGGTTTAGCGGCGATCCTTAAAATCGCCACGAAAGATTAGATATTAGTGGCGACTTAATCACCGTTGCCACAAATAATCTTACTAAAATATGGCtgaaaaatttaattagttGCGACAAAGAAATTATcactattttaataaatttagcCCCTTTCAAATTGTAGTCATATACTGAAAAGTTTTAATAGTTGTAGGGTTATTTATGAAGTATTATGAGTAGTTTTATTacattttgttaattattttagtaatatatatatatatatattcatcctATTTTAGTTGTCACATTTTCATTTTAGATGgcctttaaaaattataaatgagAAATTTACTCACTAATTTATCCTTAACTTTTTCTaatgtaataaatatttaatactttaaaattaaCTACTTTGACACATTTACTTCCCTTTTTCAAAagcaatatatgtatatatttgtcCATTAATTTTTTGGATACTTATACTAACCGTATATTATCAATTCTATTGAAATATTAATTGagtatatataaattgatgATGTTCACTACTAAAATAAATAAGCAAGAtaagtaaatataatttaatcaatGATAATAATCAAAACTCTAATATACATTTAGACAAGTGAAATAACAATGAGCTATAACTTTATAAGTATGTTTTAATCAcgtaatacaaaaaataattaacaaaaataatagtggactttataataatttttaaaaaattacctaTTTATAGGATAAGTAaactttaaataataattaaattatattttgtaaatgacaattttaacttatttatctatataaataatatcaaataaGATAGATGTGAAATTTAAATATACACATACACGAACAAATAAATCcaccaaaatgagaaaatataaaaatgtttttcttcataTCAAACACACGTGTACATTTTTttgatttagttaattaatgTATAAGAAGAGAGATTGGTATCACAACGGATAGAACAAATACAATACAGAGTTTATATTGAGAAGAAATTATCGTGCAAATTCTTATTCGTTATTGACAAACATCAAATCTAATCTAAATGTGGGTGGTAAATTttgtgtatatgtataaatgatgatacaataaatataataatatgaaataaaataaaagttgaatGAAGAAACGTACCATGCATGTGGCTTTGATAGCAGTGTCGGCATCAAATTCAGGCAGACCACTGTTTTCACAAATGGAAAGCATGACATCCATGAAATCTTCTTCTGCTTCACCAGATTTTATAATTCCTCTCTTCGTTTTGTGCTCTGCTAACCATTCTTCAACAACAGAGTCCATTTCTCTAGAAACCTTCTTCATTGCTTTCTCATGGCCTCCTATATCCAGCCATCTTAAATAAGGTAAAaaatcacccacaacaaatgcTCCTAATAATTCGAAAAGTCTTCGAATTGCTTTGTGAGCCTTATTTATTCCTTCGTCCTCATTACTCCTTCGCCCTTTTCCGAATAACATTTTCCCCATAGTGTTCGTAATTATATCCCCAAACCATTCCTTCATCTCCATCTTCACAACACCATTTAAATTCATGTTCTTCGCCCAATTATTATAAATCACTTTAATACCTGATTTTACCTCAAATTCTCTGATGTGTTTGAGCATCTCGATTCGCTGATTGGAGAGAAGTTTAACAGTGGCAATCTTCCTTGTTTCTCGCCAGTAAGGACCATAAGAACAAAGTCCAAACATGGCGTGTTTGTAGCCCATGATTTCTGAACCCATTGATTTAGGCCGGCCGGCTAGGGCTAAATCGTTTGTTGTGAAGCACTCTTTGGCTAATTTGGGATCGCTAACAACAACAACCTGATGAACTCCAAGCTTCATTCCAAAAATTGGCCCGTACTTATCTGCCATGCGCCCCATGATTTTGTGAGGTAATTGATCTGTGTCGGATCCACCCAGAAGGTGGAGATGGCCGATAATAGGCCATGCTCCGCCAGCTTCAGGTACTCTTCTAATTCTACCTGTAAAAAATTGTTTgcgaagaaagaagaaaagaataaagGAGCTAGCTACCGTAACAGCAATCAAAAGGATATCCATGGCTGCTCTGCTCTGTTTGTGAAAGGAGCTAGGAATCTTATATACAATAcaaattgttattatttttacaatatCACATGCTCTTCAAGATTCTTTTAGGTAATGAGATTTGATTTGAGTACGCACCGAATTAATAAATTCACTTATTATATGCAATAGCTCTTAAAATTATACAAGGTGCGTACGTTAAGCTCAATTCATTTAATACAGGAAAATCATATTCATAACTTCCCATATCACATGTTGTCCAACTTGGCCTTTTTGAGTGGTAGGATGAATTTCTCCCCACATGATCTCATCACTACTGGccctaaaaaattatattactagGGTGGCCTCAACCACTAGGTACAGAATATTTTGGTCACCAGGACagacataattaaaaaaataaaaacatgttcTATCTCTTTAATAGTatcttaaattattaaatgcGTTGATCATATATTTTAACGTTAAATTGTAGATTCAAATTACTAGGTACAGTAATATTCATGATCAAGTTCTCGAACCAATTTctcatttatattttgaataacATTTGATATTGAGTAAATCGACTACGAATGACCAATGTCTCGTTCGTGAGGAAGTATACGTTATTTCTACACGATGATTTTGAGTAAATCAACTAGGACTCTCTTTTTGATATCTTGCCAATAATGAGCCATAAGTGCCCAAGCACAAAAGGGAGTAGTTGTAGCCCAAGAGTTCTACTGTCAAGGCCTGGTGGTTAAGCAATCTTGGGCTATCTTATTATCATTCACCACCAAAACTTGATGGCCCTAATGTAGGACTCCTAAAATACTTTTACAATCACATTTCAAATGTAGGAATTTTGAATTTCTGTTATTATTTGCATTACAATATTACAAACTAGTAGTAAACAACAGTGGCATGAGGCACAAATTTTGTTTATCATTTCATTCATAAAGATCGGGAGCCAAGCGCGGAGCAAGGATAACTTCGAGTGGAGAAGCTTTGAGCACTGTCAATCCAAAGCTCTCACTCATATCAATTGGTTCATCTGAAGGCCTCTTCATGTCAAACCCCTGCAGCAACATTGCTATTACAAAGGGCAAAACTTGAAGGGCTAACGAAATTCCAGGGCACATTCTTCTTCCACTACCAAATGGCATTAACTCAAAGTGATTGCCCTTTACATCGACATCCTTGTGGGTCGACAAGAACCTCTCTGGCTTAAACTCGTGAGGATTTGGCCATATATTAGGATCGTGATGAATCTTCCATAAGTTCACTAATAAGCGAGTGCCTTTTGGTATATCATACCCACTGATAGTACAATCCTCCATCGACTCGTGTGGCACTGAGAGTGGTGCAGCCGGATATAAACGTAATCCTTCTTTAACaatagcttgaaggtaaactaAGTTTTTTATATCCGATTCTTGGACCCATCTGTTCTTGCCAACATGAGCGTCTAGCTCATCTTGAGCCTTTTGAAGTGCTTGATAGTTGTTGAGTAGTAGAGATAAAGTCCACGTTAGAGTTACGATCGTGGTGTCTGTACCTGCCGACAGCAAAGCCTAAACAAGACAAATTCAGCAATCAGATCCACATACGAGCTCAACAAAGTGCATATAGTTGATACGAGATCAGAATAGAAACAATTTTTGAGTAATTTGATCTGAAGAAACGTACCATACATGTAGCTTTGATAGCGGTATCGGCATCAAATCCAGGCAGATCTCTGTCTTCACAAATGGAAATCAAGACTGAAATTTTAATCTACTAGATGAACGCCTAGGTAGTCAATTAACTAAGCTATGGAAATTCCTCAtttggtacatatatatacGTTGgattaattagttttttcaCTTATCAAACCAATCGaatcaataaaattaagtttcttgattttctcaattttataaaaagttTAATTGCGTATTacactaaaattaatttaatttttacaaATAATGATGTAAATGCCACACTTCCATACAAT
This genomic window contains:
- the LOC125855094 gene encoding cytochrome P450 CYP82D47-like, with amino-acid sequence MDILLIAVTVASSFILFFFLRKQFFTGRIRRVPEAGGAWPIIGHLHLLGGSDTDQLPHKIMGRMADKYGPIFGMKLGVHQVVVVSDPKLAKECFTTNDLALAGRPKSMGSEIMGYKHAMFGLCSYGPYWRETRKIATVKLLSNQRIEMLKHIREFEVKSGIKVIYNNWAKNMNLNGVVKMEMKEWFGDIITNTMGKMLFGKGRRSNEDEGINKAHKAIRRLFELLGAFVVGDFLPYLRWLDIGGHEKAMKKVSREMDSVVEEWLAEHKTKRGIIKSGEAEEDFMDVMLSICENSGLPEFDADTAIKATCMSVLAAGTDTTIVTSTWTLSLLLNNYESLKKAQDELDAHVGKNRWVQESDIKNLVYLQAIVKEALRLYPAGPLAIPHESMEDCTISGYDIPKGTRLLLNIWKIHHDPNIWPNPHEFKPERFLTTHKDVDVKGNHFELIPFGSGRRMCPGISLTLKVVPFVIAVLLQGFNIKRPSDEPIDMSESFGLSVLKASPLEVLLAPRLAPVLYE
- the LOC125855099 gene encoding cytochrome P450 82A3-like, yielding MALLSAGTDTTIVTLTWTLSLLLNNYQALQKAQDELDAHVGKNRWVQESDIKNLVYLQAIVKEGLRLYPAAPLSVPHESMEDCTISGYDIPKGTRLLVNLWKIHHDPNIWPNPHEFKPERFLSTHKDVDVKGNHFELMPFGSGRRMCPGISLALQVLPFVIAMLLQGFDMKRPSDEPIDMSESFGLTVLKASPLEVILAPRLAPDLYE